The Chryseobacterium oranimense genome contains the following window.
AAAACTCTGCGATTCGGAACCGATAAACACTACAATGATGTTACAGATGAATACAACGAAAAAAGGAAGAAAGTGAAAGTAATTCTTCCAGTTAAATTTATACTTCAGTAAATGCTTGCCTACAAGAAACAACAAAGGCCCTTTTACGAGCCGAAAACTTGACGGATACTGATCGATCAGAAAAGTACTTCTGTTCCCTAGATTGAAGATGAAATATTCACAGAGGAGATCTAAAATTACCGTTACTATATAAAGTATCAAGAAAATATTTTTCTTAGAATTTTCTTTTTTAATCAAAAAAAATGACAGAACGGCTTCTAAAATTACAGCCAAAAAAGCCCCGGAAATTTCCATAATGAATCAGTAAAAAAATTTCCGGAAAAGTAATATTTTTAAGCAAGAATACTGAAAATGATGAATTAATAAAACATTAAATATAGAAGCAAAAACACTCTGGAATAAATGAGCCTCTCACTTTTTTGAGAGGCTTTTTAAATAAGTTTAAAATCTGAAATATGCGACTACTGCTGAGAGAATAAAAACTATAATCAGCATTGGAAGCATTTTGTATTCTCTCTTTTGGATATGAACAAAAATACCGGCCAGCATTATAAACAAAAACCTGTTGCTGCCATAGGTGTCAGAATTGGTAAAATACCGGAAAGCCAGGGAAATATAATTCCAAAACAGCCTGATAATTCAAAAAAACCTAATATTCGGATTGGTATTATAGAGCTTTTAGGTTTTAGATGGCCATCTTCGACGTGTTTTTTCTTACTGCCTGTAATTTTTCCGTAAGCTGGCATAATAAAAAATAGAGACAGAAGTCCCTGTATAATCCACAAAATTGTATTCATTCTATTGTTGGTGAAGTTAAATTATAAGCTATCGAAAGCTTTGATAAATGAGTAAACCAAGTATTGCTTTGAAATAATTTCAAAGACAACATATTCAATAATTTTATGTAAAAATCCTTGAAAAATTAATTCTGCTTATGCTTTTTTGGTTGGTTTAACCAAAGATTAACATCTTCCATTTTAATGAATTGCTTTTCTACTGATGCAAAGATAATCAAGATTATATTCCAAAAAATAAAAAACCCTTTAAAATGTAGATTTTAAAGGGTTTTAGTAATTTTTGAGATTTACTCCGCGGAGAGTGAGGGATTCGAACCCCCGGACCTGTTACAGTCAACAGTTTTCAAGACTGCCGCAATCGACCACTCTGCCAACTCTCCTGAATAACGGCTGTACCGTCGTTTTCAGTGGTGCAAATATAGAAGGATTTTATATTTCTGCAAAACTTTTACGGGATAAATTTTAACAAAGCTTAATAATAGACTTAAAATCAGGGGAATTATTTTTCCCGGACACTATGCATATTCCCGGTCTACAATGGCAATGAAGCTGTTTTTCAAAAGATCCGCCGGATATACGAACTGGTCCCCGCCTTCACCCTTCACTACAATAGCGCCTTGTTCGTCGTTCAGGCATTTGTCCAGCTGGGTTTTCATCTCATTGAGCTTTCCTTCGGCAACTTCTATCGTATAGATTCCGGTGATGTGCGTAATTTTTATGACTTTTGTTTCCATGTATTTTTGATTGAAGGTAAATTTAAGAATTTTGCTTTTAGCTGGATTAAAAATACTGTAAAATACATTTCACATACTCACATGAGGCTATTGTTCATATAATTTAAGCTTTGTTTCCAGGTCTTGAATTTTTGATTCTTTTGTTTCAAGACAAAAGAATGTAAAAAAACATTACTGATACATTACTGGTTTCTAGATAAAAAAGCGCACCCACCGGGTACGCTCTGTATTATAAATTAAACTGATATTAATGTAATTCAGCAAGGTATTTCTCTGCATCCATAGCCGCCATACAACCGCTTCCTGCTGCTGTAATGGCCTGTCTGTAGATATGATCCTGAACGTCTCCTGCTGCAAATACGCCCGGAAGGTTGGTTCTTGTAGATCCTTTTTCCGTCACGATGTACCCATTCTCATCAAGGTCGATCTGGCCTACGAAAATATCTGTATTCGGCTTGTGTCCGATAGCAATGAAGATCCCTTCAACGTCAACTGTGGATGTCTCCTGAGTTTGGTTATTGATGATCACAGCTCTTTCTACAAGGCTGTTTTCTCCTTCAATGCCGATCAGTTCATGGTTGAATTTCACTTCGATGTTCGGGGTATTTTCTACCCTGTGGATCATCGCTTTGGAAGCTCTGAACACGTCTTTTCTTACCAACATTGTTACCTTTTTGGTCAGTTTTGCAAGATAAGTAGCTTCTTCGGCAGCTGTATCCCCTGCTCCTACTACCACAACGTCTTTTCCTCTGTAGAAAAATCCGTCACATGTAGCACATGCCGAAACACCGCCTCCTGCATATTTCTTTTCATCTTCAAGGCCAAGGTATTTTGCAGTAGC
Protein-coding sequences here:
- a CDS encoding DoxX family protein — encoded protein: MNTILWIIQGLLSLFFIMPAYGKITGSKKKHVEDGHLKPKSSIIPIRILGFFELSGCFGIIFPWLSGILPILTPMAATGFCL
- a CDS encoding glyceraldehyde-3-phosphate dehydrogenase, which produces METKVIKITHITGIYTIEVAEGKLNEMKTQLDKCLNDEQGAIVVKGEGGDQFVYPADLLKNSFIAIVDREYA
- the trxB gene encoding thioredoxin-disulfide reductase, with amino-acid sequence MEQNILDCVIVGSGPSGFTAAIYAARADLKPELYTGLEPGGQLTTTTEVDNFPGYPAGITGPEMMMDLQKQAERFETKVHYEMITKAEFSKENGGVHKLYAGNKEILAKTVIISTGATAKYLGLEDEKKYAGGGVSACATCDGFFYRGKDVVVVGAGDTAAEEATYLAKLTKKVTMLVRKDVFRASKAMIHRVENTPNIEVKFNHELIGIEGENSLVERAVIINNQTQETSTVDVEGIFIAIGHKPNTDIFVGQIDLDENGYIVTEKGSTRTNLPGVFAAGDVQDHIYRQAITAAGSGCMAAMDAEKYLAELH